A window of the Garra rufa chromosome 10, GarRuf1.0, whole genome shotgun sequence genome harbors these coding sequences:
- the LOC141344914 gene encoding uncharacterized protein, with amino-acid sequence MAINHRLRFFLCLLTFKTGFSAEISVVVQTGHSVQLDLQTQELPEFYDLYWKYDNSKYIFKYVNKTKEETLYSSYKDKVEFNNKTFSLTLMNMQKTDSGLYTAIAAGDSDNTIATYRVSVIDSVESPVLTLNSTWISGNFCTLSFTCRAHEFLVNSSYQNNSCSPEEVTSHKNYTLILHCSEEFIICNHSNPVSWKENKINITQLCVKEENYPENNQSKSSFLWSVGVSVAACISICLSVFLYYKYKKGAQEEVVEGNTVYAQVEAEAQTQEETGDNRPTTVYCTVGQHQKPTITLETDHTIYSAVCKPNQTPSAISPDDT; translated from the exons ATGGCAATAAATCACAGACTCAGATTTTTTCTTTGTCTTCTAACCTTCAAAACag GGTTCAGTGCTGAGATTTCAGTGGTTGTACAAACAGGACATTCTGTTCAGCTGGATTTACAGACACAAGAACTACCAGAGTTTTATGATTTATACTGGAAATATGATAATTCaaagtatatatttaaatatgtaaataaaactaaAGAAGAAACGCTCTACTCTTCCTACAAGGACAAAGtagaatttaataataaaacctTCTCTCTAACACTGATGAACATGCAGAAGACAGACAGTGGACTCTACACAGCAATAGCAGCTGGAGACTCAGACAACACTATTGCTACATACAGAGTATCCGTTATAG ATTCTGTGGAGTCTCCTGTCTTGACCTTGAACTCAACCTGGATCAGTGGTAACTTCTGCACACTGAGCTTCACATGCAGAGCTCATGAGTTCTTGGTTAACTCTAGCTATCAGAACAACAGCTGCTCTCCAGAGGAAGTGACATCCCACAAAAACTACACTCTCATTCTGCACTGTAGTGAGGAATTCATTATCTGTAACCATAGCAACCCTGTCAGctggaaagaaaacaaaataaacattacaCAGCTCTGTGTTAAAGAAG AGAACTACCCAGAAAATAACCAGAGTAAGTCATCTTTCCTGTGGTCAGTGGGTGTTTCAGTGGCAGCGTGCATTTCGATATGTCTTTCAGTCTTTCTGTACTACAAGTATAAAAAAG GTGCCCAGGAGGAGGTAGTTGAAGGTAATACAGTCTATGCTCAAGTTGAG GCTGAAGCCCAAACACAAGAGGAAACAGGAGATAATCGACCCACCACAGTCTACTGCACAGTAGGACAACACCAAAAACCTACAATCACTCTTGAAACAGACCATACAATTTATTCAGCGGTGTGCAAACCAAACCAGACACCATCCGCCATTTCACCAGATGACACTTAA